One stretch of Chiroxiphia lanceolata isolate bChiLan1 chromosome 1, bChiLan1.pri, whole genome shotgun sequence DNA includes these proteins:
- the LOC116794316 gene encoding feather keratin B-4-like, translated as MACYDLCRPCGPTPLANSCNEPCVRQCQDSTVLIQPSPVRVTFPGPIMTSFPQSSFVGSTAGAALGTELNVQGQPISGGFGARGYGLGYGRGFGYGLGGLGCGLAGLGCSGTC; from the coding sequence ATGGCCTGCTACGACCTCTGCCGCCCCTGCGGAcccaccccgctggccaacagctgcaacgagccctgtgtcaggcagtgccaggactccaccgtcctcatccagccctcccccgtccgcgtcaccttcccagggcccatcatgacctccttcccccagagctccTTCGTCGGATCCaccgcaggggctgccctgggcacggagctcaacgtccagggacagcccatctCCGGCGGCTTTGGGGCCAGAGGTTACGGCCTGGGCTATGGCCGTGGCTTTGGCTACGGCCTGGGAGGCCTGGGCTGTGGTCTGGCAGGCCTGGGCTGCTCCGGCACCTGCTGA